DNA from Eucalyptus grandis isolate ANBG69807.140 chromosome 5, ASM1654582v1, whole genome shotgun sequence:
TCTAACGCCAAAAAACGAGTAAGCATCAATGAAATTAAGTGCAGCTTAGCTACTaagctttattttttgttcgaCATGTCTGGCGGACATGACCTCTCATGGCCGAGTCTCTTAATATGCCCATATGAACATCCAGTACCCATCAGAGCCCCGAAGATCCACTTCAATGTCTACTCATGTTGAGAGGAACAGAAGAACTGATATCGAGCTATATTCCAGCAAAAACAAAAGTCTCTTCAAGGCCTTGCTTAGCATGAGGAAGTCAAGAAAGGACAGCAAGTTGTACAAGTTCCTGGACGAGAACTAAGAAGAACAGGGGATAAAGGAAACCGGATAGACCCATATGTGAGTTTCTGTGCATCGAAAGTGTACCTGAATATATTGAAGATCACTGGAAATACATTGATTATGTCGTATAACTAAAAACGTTTCCGATCAGACAGCTGCAAATGAATTTGGCACCAGAACGCTTCACATAAAAACAGGAGCTCGACTGTACAGATTTCATGTGTGACAGGCACAAAAATTCTTGCGCACTCCATCCAGATGCTTGACAGTAGCAATATTGTTGATTGAGCAATGGATATGGTTCAAAATCCTAGATCAAAACTGGGACACTCAGCCTTCACTATCAATGGATCTCTATCTCCTTCAAGGTCCATTCTTTTATCACTAGCATCGCTGTGAGAACCGTGTGAAAGCGATGCTTCAGAAACAAGATTGTCACTGCAGCACTTGGGATCAGCTTGCCCATGAGAAGGCTGCAAACGTTAATTGCAGCAGATGTACATGCTAGTCATACAAAACTCAGTGAAATTGAGAATGTCCTCAAGGTAAATAAAGAACTAGATTTTGGACTGGGATGCATTAGAGAATTCAAGCAAGTCCTCATGCATCTAGTTTGAACATTCCCTGCAAGCAGTTGCTACCTGCTGCTAATTTAATTCAGTTTGGCCAGTAGTTTGACGAAAGAGTTACATCAAACAACAAAACTCATTAAGTTCTGATGGAATTTCCTGATGCTGAGTCACAATCTTGCCACAGACGGGTCAAAATAGAGCAGGACAAGTAGCTGTGAAATACCTGCGAGTTGGCAATTGCAAAGTCCCCCATCAAGTAAGATTCATTGAATTCAGAGGCTAATTCTGATGATATTTTACAATGTCAGATGACGAAACATATATTGCAACAAAGCTAACACTAGAAATAAAAGAATGCTGAAGTGAGTGAGATTGCACTAAACCAACCTTTAGACTTCATTAGACCAGGTAACTTTTCATTGTTGGTAGTATCAGTCAGATTTCCAGTGTCCACATTCTCCACTGAAGCCAGCTCAGCAGCTGGCGCTCTTTGTCTTTGAGCTCCATCACAAAACTTCTCTGGATCCTGAAGCTCCTTCGTTAGGGAAGCAAAACTTGCCTCCCTTTCATATGAATTTTCAGCAATGGCAACTTGATCTAATGGTTTTCGGAGTACAGATAGTATTTGACAGGCTGCAACGATTTGATTACAAGGGATCATTTGCAAGCTGTAGTAACACACATAGGTTCCTCCAATAAACATGAGAATtaactttcaaagaaattcaaaatgaagtGAGTGAtgcatcaaaataaataaaaccaatcCCAAGTTTAATTGATGACATTCTCTTTCTAGAGCAGGTCCATGAAACAATCTATCGATTTTGTGGGCTTTACAAGGCTTACTGTAAATTATTTGATGCACCtgaataagataaaattattttcattgtgcCTAAATCTAACTACACATGCGAAAGATAGTAACATCAAAAGGCAGAAGATAATTCTAATATAGAGAAATTTCTCCATAGAGTAATCACCATCACGTAGAGGCTTGGTCTCGGAAACTCTCCTGATGCAATCTGTCCTTTTCATAACAGATATTCCACTGTTTGAATCTGAATCTCTCCTTGGATGAACCTTTCCTGAAGTGTTGTCTCCATGTTTATGCCAGGGTACTGTAATATCCAAAGGTCAAGCATTAGGCATCAAATAACTGAGGCACGTAGAATTAATATctatgaaagaaagaattagATGTTTCAATTCTGAATCATCTTGAGGTGACAATATCAGGTGTACAATCCTCCTCATATAAGTGCCCCTAGTAGTTTAGGGAGGTAGCAACTTTCTCTTAACATGTTCTTTCAACATATTCATTTCCAATTGTATCTTAACACCCACAGCTCCACCTAAATAACCTCCTCAGTACTTCACTAGGACATAGCTAGTCAAACAGGATGCATCAAGGAAAACCACATCTACAATGAAGTTATTGAAACATCTAAATAGCATTGGATGAATCAATAATGCTGCAAACCTCCCAGGATTGATTGATCAACTTTAGCACCATCCACTTTCCCATGGCCTGTCCTCATTTCTCCAGCAGCGTGACATGGTTCAAGGTCATTCAAACCCATTGGCCCCTTTTCTTTTACCACATGCTCCCCAATATCAACCAAGTGAGAATCGAACACCAGAGATTTTCCAGTTCCCAACACTTCATCTCTCCTAAGAAATTTATTCACCAAGATTTTCCTACTAGCATCATACAGTGTGACCTGAACAATCCAAGGGGAAGAAAACAATTAGCAGAAAAGTGATTCCAGGACCTATAAAAGAACTTTGAACTTTTTTGGGTAATGAAATGCACTTGAATTAGTGTGACACTTGGGGCACAGAATGAACTACTATCCAAAAAACAGAAGCAATTCATGTTGGATCAGCAAACAAAGTGGCCAGCCCAgctcatgaaaaaaaaagtggcttAATGAAAACATCCGTGAAAGTGCCTCGAAATGACCTGCCTCCCTAGGGATCCATGAACTTCAAGCTGCAGAAAACCATCATGGTATTTCTTGGCCTTTTGATTTACTTGTGCAGTGTACAAAACCTGCCATTCTACATGAAAGGAAAATGTCAATTTCCAAGGACGTGCTCAGAATAATACAAAACAGCGGGAGCACATAGCCCACAAAAGAACATTCACATGCTCATGGGTGTCAAAAATGGCTGAAGGACAATAGTGGACCTGTTATTGATTTCATTATTGTAGTAACCTCAAGCTAAAAGGAGGCAGTAAATACAAAGTCATATCAAGACAATA
Protein-coding regions in this window:
- the LOC104446068 gene encoding uncharacterized protein LOC104446068 — protein: MHQIRAKGSILDAAKSGVTEWQVLYTAQVNQKAKKYHDGFLQLEVHGSLGRQVTLYDASRKILVNKFLRRDEVLGTGKSLVFDSHLVDIGEHVVKEKGPMGLNDLEPCHAAGEMRTGHGKVDGAKVDQSILGVPWHKHGDNTSGKVHPRRDSDSNSGISVMKRTDCIRRVSETKPLRDACQILSVLRKPLDQVAIAENSYEREASFASLTKELQDPEKFCDGAQRQRAPAAELASVENVDTGNLTDTTNNEKLPGLMKSKELASEFNESYLMGDFAIANSQPSHGQADPKCCSDNLVSEASLSHGSHSDASDKRMDLEGDRDPLIVKAECPSFDLGF